In the Desulfuromonas sp. DDH964 genome, GGACAGGCTGGGCAGGAAAAAATACTCGAGGTCAAGCTCAGGAGTCAGGTCGTTGGAAACTTCCAGGTCAAGGCTGGCAAGTTGGCTGTCGGCATCTTCGTTCGGGATGACGGCCAGTCCCCGGAGACGGATACCGTAGGGTTTGAAGTCTTCGGCGGCGGCGGTAGCAACAAGACCACCGACCATGATAGAAGCTGTTAACAGGCAGACAACGACCTTCCAAATCCTCTCGAATTTCATAGTGCTCTCCTTAGGTTGTTTGTGCATGATGGCGCAGCTGTTTGCGGCAATACCCTCCGCTCCTGACCTTGCATTTTCTTCCCCTTTCCCTCGGCGTGAATGGACCGCCCGGCGATCCAAAATATAACCGCAACGGTCATCTTTGTTGTCACAGGGCTACGTAAACGACCAACCAGGAAGGTCAGCGACATTTGCTGACCTTCCTGGTTATATTTTAATTCGTCTTTATTTAAAATATTCCAACCTTGTTGTCAAGCGGATTTTTTACCTGAGGTGAATTTTCAGCCTGGCTCCAGACACCTGCCGTTGTCACCGAGGTGAGCCAGTTCCCAAGACAGAGGTGGCAGGAGGATGTACTTCTGGGCCGGTTTGCTGATCAGGGGGATTTCCTTGTTGCCTCATGCCCACCCCTCGCCCAATCGGCGCCGCTGCCAAGGAGAGTGGACAGGATCGTGGACAGGAGGAACGGGGCAGGCTACCTGTAGCGATCGGAAGCGCCGATTACCAGGAAGTTTCTTCCCCGAGTTGAAAAAGGGAGGAAATGCGGGTTGCATTTTCTCCGGCCACTGCGGCATGATGACCTCCGCCGCCGTACCTGCGGCGAAGTCGTCCCGGAACCGACCAGGCCCTCTTGCAGCTTTGGGCGCAGCGGCAACGCCGGGGCTTACCCGAAGACTCAACAGGAATAACCTCAAGGAGACTGTTATGAGTGAGCTCCCCCCCTGCCCCGAGTGCGGTTCGCCCTACACCTACGAGGACGGACCCCTCTATGTCTGTCCGGAATGTTCACACGAATGGGCGATAACCGGGGAGATGGCCGCGTCGGAAGAAGAGGGTCGTCCCAGTCGGGATGCCAACGGCAACCTGCTCGCCGACGGCGATACGGTGACGGTGATCAAGGACCTCAAGATCAAGGGTTCTTCGGCGGTGGTGAAAGTGGGGACCAAGGTCAGGAATATCCGCCTGGTCGAAGGCGATCACGACATCGACTGCAAGATCGACGGCATCGGCGCCATGAAGCTGAAATCGGAGTTTGTCAGGAAGGTTTGATCTCCGGAACTAAGGGCCTGCAGCCGGGATGGAGCAGGAAGGAGCGGTTTTCGGATTATCGACCCATCTTCAAGGAGATACCATTCGATGCGGGTACATATTCTCCAGCATGTTCCTTTCGAGGGGATCGGCAGCATCGCCGAATGGCTGGCGGAGCGCGGGGCCCGGGTGACCACGACCCGGTTTTTCGTCGATCCGGCCCTCCCCTCCGCCCATGACCTCGACCTGGTTATCGCCATGGGCGGACCGATGAGTGTCAACGACGCCGCCGACTACCCCTGGCTGGCTGCCGAGAAAGTATTCCTGCGGGCGGCTATCGAGGGTGGCGTGGCGGTCCTCGGCGTCTGCCTCGGGGCGCAGCTGATTGCCAGCGCCCTCGGCGCCGCCGTCTA is a window encoding:
- a CDS encoding zinc ribbon domain-containing protein YjdM, which gives rise to MSELPPCPECGSPYTYEDGPLYVCPECSHEWAITGEMAASEEEGRPSRDANGNLLADGDTVTVIKDLKIKGSSAVVKVGTKVRNIRLVEGDHDIDCKIDGIGAMKLKSEFVRKV